The Oceanithermus desulfurans genome has a window encoding:
- a CDS encoding cytochrome b, with product MYRWLDERLSLSRFNKKFLRKAFPVHHSFFLGEITMFAFITLVLTGIFLTFNYEPSSRLIKYMGRELPAAYASILYIDSLPFGAVLRSVHHWSANVMIAAAFLHMLRILISGAYKKPRELNWLLGLALLGLSVVTAFTGYSLPFDAFSVTATQIGYGIGASMPYIGEWVSQLIFGGEYPTLHSIPRVYSLHVLWFPLLLMALIGAHMLIMIKQKHTQPAYAEKVAPGKILGVPMMPQQGYMMGVLFLLYLAVVFFIGGSYIAHPVEAFGPPTASTPAVKPDWYFLWIYGILQIIPGDLKIPLPFGAAINSEFIGGVLVPGLLGIAAVLLPFLDTRKTKQRYLELPTRHPVRTSVTFALIAFLLTTSLAGWKQEFGFSNLQLWTIIIVGTLATYLTSYLIIVSYWGKAPKGEAGELEEA from the coding sequence ATGTACCGTTGGTTGGATGAACGACTCAGCTTGTCCCGCTTCAACAAGAAGTTCCTGCGCAAGGCGTTCCCGGTGCACCACTCCTTCTTCCTGGGCGAGATCACCATGTTCGCCTTCATCACCCTGGTGCTCACCGGCATCTTCCTTACCTTCAACTACGAGCCCTCGAGCCGGCTGATCAAGTACATGGGCCGCGAGCTGCCCGCCGCCTACGCCTCCATCCTCTACATCGACTCGTTGCCCTTCGGGGCGGTGCTGCGCAGCGTGCACCACTGGTCGGCGAACGTGATGATCGCGGCGGCCTTCCTGCACATGCTGCGCATCCTCATCTCGGGGGCCTACAAGAAGCCGCGCGAGCTCAACTGGCTGCTCGGCCTCGCCCTCCTGGGCCTGAGCGTCGTCACCGCCTTCACCGGCTACTCGCTCCCCTTCGACGCCTTCAGCGTGACCGCCACCCAGATCGGTTACGGCATCGGCGCCTCGATGCCCTACATCGGCGAGTGGGTCTCGCAGCTGATCTTCGGCGGCGAGTACCCGACGCTGCACTCGATCCCGCGCGTCTACTCGCTGCACGTGCTCTGGTTCCCGCTGCTGCTCATGGCCCTGATCGGCGCGCACATGCTGATCATGATCAAGCAGAAGCACACCCAGCCGGCCTACGCCGAGAAGGTGGCCCCGGGCAAGATCCTGGGCGTGCCCATGATGCCCCAGCAGGGCTACATGATGGGCGTCCTCTTCCTGCTCTACCTGGCCGTCGTCTTCTTCATCGGCGGCAGCTACATCGCCCACCCGGTCGAGGCCTTCGGGCCGCCCACGGCCTCCACCCCGGCGGTCAAGCCCGACTGGTACTTCCTTTGGATCTACGGCATCCTGCAGATCATCCCGGGCGACCTCAAGATTCCGCTGCCCTTCGGCGCCGCCATCAACTCCGAGTTCATCGGCGGCGTGCTCGTGCCCGGCCTGCTGGGCATCGCCGCGGTGCTGCTGCCCTTCCTCGACACCCGCAAGACCAAGCAGCGCTACCTGGAGCTGCCCACCCGCCACCCGGTGCGCACCAGCGTGACCTTCGCGCTGATCGCGTTCCTGCTCACCACCTCGCTGGCGGGCTGGAAGCAGGAGTTCGGCTTCTCCAACCTGCAGCTTTGGACGATCATCATCGTGGGCACCCTGGCCACCTACCTGACCAGCTACCTGATCATCGTCTCCTACTGGGGCAAGGCCCCCAAGGGCGAAGCCGGCGAGCTGGAAGAGGCCTGA
- a CDS encoding QcrA and Rieske domain-containing protein, translated as MSKKTDTTRRAIVGATVGVGLGLGAISMLVPIGALKPKKEVTPETEPPKKGDVFVFAEGDKKGDEISFADLPKEGPAVLAFPKDPKTGVIKNGERNNMVLLIRLDPGELSPETAEYAADGTVAYSAICTHLGCTVSEWLPDKGDLMCPCHKGIYDPRQGAKVVGGPPPRPLPALPLQVQDDKPVCAGGFTSPVGVVAGLEPQGGSCAV; from the coding sequence ATGAGCAAGAAAACCGACACCACCCGTCGTGCCATCGTGGGCGCCACCGTCGGGGTGGGCCTGGGTCTGGGGGCCATCTCCATGCTGGTGCCCATCGGGGCGCTCAAGCCCAAGAAGGAAGTGACGCCCGAGACCGAGCCCCCCAAGAAGGGCGACGTCTTCGTCTTCGCCGAAGGGGACAAGAAGGGCGACGAGATCTCCTTCGCCGACCTGCCCAAGGAGGGGCCGGCGGTGCTGGCCTTCCCCAAAGACCCCAAGACCGGCGTGATCAAGAACGGCGAGCGCAACAACATGGTGCTGCTCATCCGCCTCGATCCGGGCGAGCTCAGCCCCGAGACGGCCGAATACGCCGCCGACGGCACCGTGGCCTACTCGGCCATCTGCACCCACCTGGGCTGCACGGTGAGCGAGTGGCTGCCCGACAAAGGGGACCTGATGTGCCCCTGCCACAAGGGCATCTACGACCCGCGCCAGGGGGCCAAGGTGGTCGGCGGTCCGCCGCCGCGTCCCCTGCCGGCCCTGCCGCTGCAGGTGCAGGACGACAAGCCCGTCTGCGCCGGAGGATTCACCAGCCCGGTCGGCGTGGTGGCCGGCCTCGAGCCCCAAGGGGGAAGCTGCGCCGTCTAG
- a CDS encoding DUF7318 family protein translates to MYRNDTVLPFFGILFGVALWYMAYLDGLHIARLAGHQPEELSVGQLGLITFGIVFFLWGAIGYISAWLEGGELRPGREAAEGGAAPMVVVFVLALLLVGLSGLFVSAILYGLTEGPVKSSFLGQLSAAILLVMTLLLVVYKKFFVDDEVLVEDEHSEVPW, encoded by the coding sequence ATGTACCGCAACGACACGGTTCTACCGTTCTTTGGCATCCTGTTCGGGGTGGCCTTGTGGTACATGGCCTACCTGGACGGGTTGCACATCGCCCGCTTGGCCGGCCACCAGCCCGAAGAGCTCTCGGTCGGTCAGCTGGGCCTGATCACCTTCGGTATCGTCTTCTTCCTCTGGGGGGCGATCGGGTACATCTCCGCCTGGCTCGAAGGCGGCGAGCTGCGCCCCGGGCGCGAGGCAGCGGAAGGAGGCGCGGCCCCGATGGTCGTCGTCTTCGTGCTTGCGCTCCTGCTCGTGGGGCTTTCGGGCCTCTTCGTGAGCGCCATCCTCTACGGGTTGACCGAGGGCCCGGTCAAGTCGTCGTTCCTGGGTCAGCTGTCCGCGGCGATCCTGCTGGTGATGACGCTGCTGCTGGTGGTCTACAAAAAGTTCTTCGTCGACGACGAGGTGCTGGTCGAAGACGAACACTCGGAGGTGCCCTGGTAA